One part of the Sphingobacterium sp. LZ7M1 genome encodes these proteins:
- the traJ gene encoding conjugative transposon protein TraJ — MEWDNLHELLRSLYDDMMPLAGDMAAVAKGLAGLGALFYVALKVWQALSRAEPIDMFPLLRPFALGLCIMFFPTIVLGTINAVLSPVVVGTHQILEDQVIDLNKLQQQKDQLEYEAMVRNPETAYMVSDEEFDKKLDELGWSPSDIGTMAGMYMDRQAYKIEKAIKDWFRNLLEILFQAAALVIDTIRTFFLIVLSILGPIAFAISVWDGFQSTLTQWLTRYVSVYLWLPVSDLFSSMLARIQSLILERDIAMLADPTYIPDTSNTVYIIFMIIGIIGYFTIPTVTGWVIQAGGAGNFTRNVNSTAMKAGNIAGAGAGSTVGNIGGKLMNK, encoded by the coding sequence ATGGAATGGGATAATCTTCACGAACTCCTGCGATCGCTTTATGACGATATGATGCCGCTTGCAGGCGATATGGCGGCAGTAGCTAAGGGTTTGGCGGGATTGGGAGCATTGTTCTATGTAGCATTAAAGGTTTGGCAGGCTTTAAGCCGTGCCGAACCTATTGATATGTTCCCTCTGCTGCGCCCGTTCGCTTTGGGGCTGTGCATTATGTTCTTCCCGACTATCGTACTGGGAACCATCAATGCAGTGTTAAGCCCGGTGGTTGTAGGAACCCACCAAATACTCGAAGACCAGGTGATTGACCTGAACAAGCTGCAACAGCAGAAAGACCAGTTGGAATATGAGGCAATGGTCAGAAATCCTGAAACTGCCTATATGGTATCAGACGAAGAGTTTGATAAGAAACTGGACGAACTGGGTTGGTCGCCGTCCGACATTGGTACAATGGCGGGTATGTATATGGACAGGCAAGCCTACAAGATTGAAAAGGCGATAAAGGACTGGTTTCGCAATCTATTGGAAATACTCTTTCAGGCGGCGGCTTTGGTCATTGATACCATACGAACGTTTTTCCTGATAGTCCTCTCCATACTCGGACCAATAGCCTTTGCTATTTCCGTATGGGACGGCTTTCAGTCCACGCTCACGCAATGGCTCACGAGGTATGTAAGCGTTTACCTGTGGCTTCCCGTTTCGGATTTGTTCAGCTCAATGTTGGCAAGAATACAATCCCTCATTTTAGAACGGGATATAGCAATGCTTGCCGACCCCACCTACATTCCTGATACGAGCAATACCGTGTACATCATTTTTATGATTATCGGCATCATCGGGTACTTCACTATACCGACAGTAACAGGTTGGGTAATCCAAGCCGGAGGCGCAGGGAACTTTACCCGCAATGTAAACTCCACGGCAATGAAAGCCGGAAATATCGCCGGAGCAGGCGCAGGTTCGACAGTTGGAAACATCGGCGGTAAACTGATGAATAAATAA
- a CDS encoding DUF4141 domain-containing protein, with product MKKVMYLVCTALMLAVAPSAKAQWVVTDPANLASGIINSANEIIQTSSTVSNVIKNFNEVKKVYDQGKEYYDKLKAINNLVKDARKVQQTVLLVGDVSEMYVQNFGKMMNDPNFSPQELVAIGNGYSALLNESTELLKELKQIVTSSSLSLNDKERMDIIDRVYKEVKDYHSLVRYYTTKNISVSYLRAKKKNDAQRVLELYGTANQKYW from the coding sequence ATGAAAAAAGTAATGTATCTGGTGTGTACGGCACTGATGCTCGCCGTAGCACCGTCAGCAAAAGCCCAATGGGTTGTAACCGACCCCGCTAATTTGGCTTCAGGGATTATCAACAGTGCGAATGAAATCATACAGACTTCTTCCACCGTGAGTAATGTGATAAAGAACTTCAACGAAGTAAAGAAAGTGTACGACCAGGGCAAGGAGTATTACGACAAGCTGAAAGCTATCAACAACCTTGTAAAAGATGCCCGTAAGGTGCAGCAAACCGTACTCTTGGTGGGCGATGTGTCCGAAATGTACGTGCAGAACTTCGGCAAGATGATGAACGACCCCAATTTTTCGCCACAGGAATTGGTCGCTATTGGCAACGGTTATTCGGCACTGCTCAATGAAAGTACCGAACTGCTGAAAGAACTAAAGCAGATTGTAACCTCTTCAAGCCTTTCGCTGAATGACAAAGAGCGTATGGACATTATTGACCGTGTGTACAAAGAGGTAAAGGATTACCACAGCCTTGTACGCTACTACACCACTAAGAACATTTCTGTGAGCTACCTAAGAGCGAAAAAGAAAAACGATGCCCAAAGAGTGCTTGAACTCTACGGAACTGCTAACCAAAAATACTGGTAA
- a CDS encoding TraG family conjugative transposon ATPase produces MRNVAKTTTLEHKFPLLAVENNCILSKDADITACFEVRLPELFTVASAEYEAIHSAWHKAIKTLPDFTVIHKQDWYIKESYTPDLAQEDQSFLSKSYQRHFNERPFLNHYCYLFLTKTTKNRMRMQSNFSSLCKGTLIPKEINKETIHQFMEAVAQFERIVNDSGFVNLRRLTEDDIIGTDEKQGLLEQYLTLSREAGTPMQDIALGAEEVRIGNKRLSLHTLSDTDDLPATVSADTRFEKLSTDRSDCRLSFAAPVGLLLSCNHIYNQYLFLDNSEDNLQKFEKSARNMHSLARYSRANQINKEWIEKYLNEAHSFGLSSVRAHFNIMAWSEDPAELKQLKNDCGSALALMECKPRHNTTDVATLYWAAMPGNAGDFPSEESFYTFIEPALCFFAEETNYHNSPSPFGIKMADRLTGKPIHLDISDLPMKRGIITNRNKFILGPSGSGKSFFTNHMVRQYHEQGAHVLLVDTGNSYQGLCELIKGKTKGEDGVYFTYTEDNPIAFNPFYTDDGVFDIEKRESIKTLILTLWKRDDEPPTRSEEVALSNAVSGYIERIKQDDTYPSFNGFYEYVKDDYRKVLEEKQVREKDFDIANFLNVLEPYYKGGEYDYLLNSDKQLDLLSKRFIVFEIDAIKDHKILFPIVTIIIMEVFINKMRRLKGIRKLILIEEAWKAIAKEGMAEYIKYLFKTVRKFFGEAIVVTQEVDDIIQSPIVKESIINNSDCKILLDQRKYMNKFDDIQAMLGLTDKEKGQVLSINMNNDASRLYKEVWIGLGGTHSAVYATEVSLEEYLAYTTEETEKMEVMQLAAELDGNVELAIKHIAMQRRDNSNQ; encoded by the coding sequence ATGAGAAATGTAGCCAAAACAACCACATTGGAACATAAGTTTCCACTCTTGGCAGTAGAAAACAACTGTATCCTGTCCAAAGATGCGGACATAACCGCCTGTTTTGAAGTACGATTGCCTGAGCTGTTTACGGTAGCATCGGCTGAATACGAAGCTATTCACTCCGCCTGGCATAAGGCGATTAAGACATTACCCGATTTTACAGTCATTCACAAGCAAGATTGGTATATCAAAGAAAGCTACACTCCCGATTTGGCACAGGAAGACCAGAGTTTTCTTTCCAAAAGCTATCAACGGCATTTCAACGAACGACCATTCCTGAACCATTATTGCTACCTGTTCCTGACAAAAACGACCAAGAACAGAATGCGTATGCAAAGCAATTTCAGTTCGCTTTGCAAGGGTACGCTTATTCCAAAGGAAATCAATAAGGAAACGATACATCAATTTATGGAAGCGGTCGCACAGTTTGAACGTATCGTGAATGATAGCGGTTTTGTAAACCTGCGACGTTTGACCGAAGACGACATCATCGGAACAGACGAAAAACAGGGATTGCTGGAACAATACCTTACACTTTCGAGAGAAGCCGGAACACCAATGCAGGACATCGCATTAGGAGCGGAAGAAGTGCGTATCGGCAACAAAAGGCTGTCTTTGCACACCTTGTCCGATACGGACGACCTGCCTGCAACTGTTTCGGCTGATACCCGCTTTGAAAAGCTATCTACCGACCGGAGCGACTGCCGTTTGTCGTTTGCTGCACCCGTAGGGTTGTTATTGAGCTGTAACCACATTTACAATCAGTACCTATTCTTGGATAACAGCGAGGACAACCTGCAAAAGTTTGAGAAATCTGCCCGTAATATGCACTCTTTAGCCCGTTATAGTCGGGCGAACCAAATCAATAAGGAGTGGATTGAGAAGTATCTGAACGAAGCACACAGCTTCGGGCTATCTTCTGTAAGAGCACACTTCAATATTATGGCTTGGTCGGAAGACCCTGCGGAACTCAAACAGCTAAAGAACGATTGCGGTAGTGCGTTGGCACTAATGGAGTGTAAGCCCCGCCACAACACGACAGACGTTGCCACATTGTATTGGGCTGCAATGCCAGGCAATGCTGGCGATTTTCCGAGTGAGGAAAGTTTCTATACGTTTATAGAACCTGCCTTGTGCTTCTTTGCAGAAGAAACGAATTACCACAATTCGCCCTCTCCGTTCGGTATCAAAATGGCGGACAGGCTTACAGGAAAACCAATCCATTTGGATATTTCCGATTTGCCGATGAAACGTGGGATTATCACGAACAGAAACAAGTTCATACTTGGTCCGTCAGGTTCGGGAAAATCTTTCTTCACTAACCATATGGTACGCCAATATCACGAACAGGGTGCTCACGTTCTACTCGTAGATACGGGTAACAGTTATCAGGGATTATGCGAACTCATCAAAGGAAAAACCAAAGGCGAAGACGGTGTTTACTTCACGTACACCGAAGATAACCCGATTGCGTTCAATCCCTTTTATACCGATGACGGCGTGTTCGACATCGAAAAGCGGGAAAGTATCAAAACTCTGATACTCACTCTTTGGAAACGGGACGATGAACCGCCGACAAGGTCGGAAGAAGTAGCATTGTCCAATGCTGTTTCCGGTTACATCGAACGTATCAAACAAGATGATACTTATCCGTCATTTAACGGCTTCTATGAGTATGTAAAAGACGACTACCGCAAAGTATTGGAGGAGAAACAAGTCAGGGAAAAAGATTTTGACATTGCCAATTTCCTGAATGTTCTCGAACCCTATTACAAAGGAGGAGAATACGATTATTTGCTCAACTCCGATAAGCAGTTAGACCTTCTTTCCAAACGCTTTATCGTGTTTGAAATTGATGCGATAAAAGACCACAAAATCCTCTTTCCCATAGTCACGATTATCATTATGGAGGTGTTCATTAACAAAATGCGCCGACTGAAAGGTATTCGCAAACTTATCCTGATTGAAGAGGCTTGGAAAGCGATTGCAAAAGAGGGAATGGCAGAATACATCAAGTATTTGTTCAAAACCGTGCGTAAGTTTTTCGGAGAAGCCATTGTCGTAACACAGGAGGTCGATGATATCATCCAGTCGCCCATTGTGAAAGAAAGTATCATCAATAACTCCGACTGTAAAATCCTTTTAGACCAACGCAAGTATATGAACAAGTTTGATGATATACAGGCAATGTTGGGGCTTACCGACAAAGAAAAAGGTCAGGTACTTTCCATCAATATGAACAACGATGCAAGCCGCTTGTACAAAGAGGTTTGGATTGGTTTAGGTGGTACGCACTCGGCAGTCTATGCCACCGAAGTTAGTTTGGAGGAATACCTCGCCTACACCACAGAGGAAACCGAAAAGATGGAAGTGATGCAGCTTGCTGCGGAACTCGATGGTAACGTAGAACTCGCTATTAAGCATATCGCAATGCAACGGCGGGACAATTCAAATCAATAG
- a CDS encoding DUF4133 domain-containing protein produces the protein MNSYNINKGIGRTVEFKGLKAQYLFIFAGGLLGTLIFVMILYMAGVSNYVCLFLGAGGASLIVWQTFSLNRKYREHGLMKVGARKRHPRYIICRKPVRRYLKFTPKPKAV, from the coding sequence ATGAACAGTTATAACATTAACAAAGGCATTGGCAGGACAGTGGAATTTAAAGGGCTGAAAGCCCAATACCTGTTCATATTCGCTGGTGGTCTGCTCGGTACGCTCATCTTCGTGATGATATTGTATATGGCTGGCGTAAGTAATTACGTCTGCCTGTTTCTCGGAGCTGGCGGTGCTTCGCTCATTGTATGGCAGACCTTTTCGCTGAACCGAAAGTACAGAGAACACGGACTAATGAAAGTAGGTGCGAGAAAACGACACCCTCGCTACATTATTTGTCGTAAGCCTGTACGCAGGTATTTAAAATTCACTCCTAAACCGAAAGCCGTATGA
- a CDS encoding DUF4134 domain-containing protein, with product MKKQSKKVLLAAVAMLSGMGAFAQGNGSAGINEATQMVTSYFDPATQLIYAIGAVVGLIGGVKVYNKFSSGDPDTSKTAASWFGACIFLIVAATILRSFFL from the coding sequence ATGAAAAAACAAAGTAAAAAAGTTTTGCTGGCAGCCGTAGCAATGCTGTCAGGAATGGGTGCGTTCGCACAGGGAAACGGGTCGGCAGGTATCAACGAGGCTACCCAAATGGTAACGTCTTATTTCGACCCTGCCACCCAACTCATTTATGCGATTGGGGCGGTTGTCGGCTTAATCGGAGGTGTTAAGGTGTACAACAAATTCAGCTCGGGCGACCCCGACACATCGAAGACGGCGGCTTCGTGGTTCGGTGCGTGTATCTTCCTGATTGTTGCGGCTACTATCCTGCGTTCATTCTTCCTGTAA
- a CDS encoding TonB-dependent receptor plug domain-containing protein: MKKIVFVSFFMTLNLCVFAQNILNAVIRNSENKNLLIGVTASIKGTSLAATSNENGLIIIENIPDGIQEIHFSYIGFNDYIDTLEFPLADNSPIEILLKESSEELEEVVISSTRSTRSIQNIPTRIEFIGSEELGEKGNMKPGDIRMLLAESTGIHVQTTSPTSANASIRIQGLDGRYTQILKDGFPIYSGASSGLGLLQIPPLDLKQVEVIKGSTSTLYGGGAIAGLVNLISKTPTYERDLGFHLNGTSGRGLDINGFYGQRFNKIGTTIFASHNRNAAYDPAKNGLSAIPQFERYVLNPKLFVYFNEKTKLNFGINTTIESRLGGDMLYIKGNGDNTNQYFEENKTQRYSTQFIFDHIINENSTVQVKNSVSYFNRNTTIPNYKFEGTQTASFTEANYTNSTEKSEWVTGINIWTDNFKEKQIMASPLRDYNQTTFGAFVQNSFNATDWFQLETGFRTDYVVDYGVVFLPRVSALFHIAEGLTSRVGGGFGYKTPTIFTEESERLQYQNVMPIDDKTNKLEKSYGANADINYRTYIGEDWSFSINQLFFYTYLDNPLLLENSSANLYQFVNSPGYIHTKGTETNIKIGYDDLKLFLGYTYTDARLHHNGTTVESPLTPKHRINSILMYEIEDKWKIGLEAYYFSRQKLNNGTTGKDYFITGFMAEKIWERFSLYINFENFLDTRQTRFDSIYTGTITNPVFKDNYAPLDGFVINGGIKFKL, translated from the coding sequence ATGAAAAAAATAGTCTTTGTGTCATTTTTTATGACACTAAATCTCTGTGTATTTGCACAAAACATTTTAAATGCTGTTATTAGAAACAGTGAAAACAAAAATCTTTTGATTGGAGTGACAGCATCTATAAAAGGAACCTCGCTTGCCGCTACATCAAACGAAAACGGTCTCATCATAATAGAAAATATTCCTGATGGGATACAGGAAATACATTTTAGCTATATCGGTTTTAACGACTATATAGATACATTGGAATTTCCATTAGCTGACAACAGTCCTATTGAAATCTTACTCAAAGAAAGTTCAGAGGAGTTAGAGGAAGTTGTCATTTCATCCACAAGAAGCACAAGGAGTATACAAAATATCCCTACCCGTATTGAATTTATTGGAAGTGAAGAACTGGGCGAAAAAGGGAACATGAAACCGGGAGATATTCGTATGCTTTTAGCGGAAAGCACAGGTATTCACGTACAAACCACTTCGCCTACCAGTGCCAATGCAAGTATTCGTATTCAGGGACTTGATGGAAGATATACACAAATCCTGAAAGACGGTTTCCCCATTTATTCAGGTGCTTCAAGTGGATTGGGTTTGTTACAGATACCACCACTTGACCTCAAACAAGTAGAAGTCATCAAAGGCTCTACATCTACACTATATGGAGGCGGAGCAATAGCTGGACTGGTCAATCTGATTTCCAAAACGCCGACCTATGAGAGAGATTTAGGTTTTCACCTCAATGGAACATCCGGCAGGGGTTTGGATATAAACGGCTTTTATGGACAAAGGTTTAATAAAATTGGAACAACTATATTTGCTTCCCATAACCGTAACGCAGCTTATGATCCTGCTAAGAACGGACTATCCGCTATTCCACAATTCGAACGCTATGTACTGAATCCGAAGCTCTTCGTTTATTTCAATGAAAAGACGAAACTGAACTTCGGTATCAACACAACGATCGAGAGCCGTTTGGGAGGTGATATGCTTTACATCAAAGGAAATGGAGATAATACAAACCAATATTTTGAGGAAAATAAAACACAACGCTATTCCACACAATTTATTTTCGACCATATCATCAATGAAAACAGTACTGTTCAAGTCAAAAATAGTGTAAGTTATTTTAACCGAAATACTACCATTCCAAACTATAAGTTTGAGGGAACACAAACAGCAAGTTTTACCGAAGCCAACTACACCAACAGTACTGAAAAATCGGAATGGGTCACAGGTATTAATATTTGGACGGATAATTTCAAAGAAAAGCAGATTATGGCATCTCCGTTGAGAGATTATAATCAGACTACATTCGGTGCTTTTGTACAAAATTCTTTTAATGCTACGGATTGGTTTCAATTGGAAACAGGTTTTAGAACGGATTATGTTGTGGATTATGGGGTGGTATTCTTACCGAGAGTTTCGGCTCTATTCCACATTGCCGAGGGCTTAACTTCACGAGTTGGTGGTGGATTTGGCTATAAAACACCTACCATTTTTACGGAAGAAAGCGAACGCCTACAATATCAAAATGTAATGCCCATTGACGACAAGACCAATAAATTGGAAAAAAGTTATGGAGCAAATGCAGACATCAATTACCGCACCTACATTGGGGAAGATTGGTCATTTAGCATAAATCAATTGTTCTTTTACACCTATTTGGATAATCCCTTGTTACTTGAAAACTCCTCGGCAAATCTGTATCAGTTTGTTAATTCTCCTGGCTACATCCATACCAAAGGAACAGAAACCAATATTAAAATTGGTTATGATGACCTGAAATTGTTTTTGGGTTATACCTATACAGATGCCCGATTACACCATAATGGAACGACTGTAGAAAGCCCTTTAACACCAAAACACCGCATTAATTCCATCCTGATGTATGAAATAGAAGACAAATGGAAAATTGGTCTGGAAGCCTATTATTTCAGTCGCCAAAAACTGAATAATGGAACTACGGGCAAAGATTACTTTATTACTGGATTTATGGCTGAAAAGATTTGGGAAAGATTTTCTCTGTACATCAACTTTGAAAACTTCCTCGACACCCGACAAACACGCTTTGACAGCATTTATACAGGAACAATAACCAATCCAGTTTTTAAAGACAATTATGCACCTTTGGACGGATTTGTGATTAACGGAGGAATAAAATTTAAGCTTTAA